A single Amia ocellicauda isolate fAmiCal2 chromosome 9, fAmiCal2.hap1, whole genome shotgun sequence DNA region contains:
- the prrc2b gene encoding protein PRRC2B isoform X2, with product MSDRLGQITKAKDGKSKYSSLSLFDKYKGKSIETQKTTVVPRHGLQSLGKVAIARRMPPPAHLPSLKSENKGNDPNVIIVPKDGTGWANKQEQPDQKSSTASIIQQQESQPQPALQKSVSNLQKQTPAASQENTNTGGPKQWAQLNGKAVEQGGLKASNRLQPFSHEEFPTLKAAGEQDKAGKERSVFDLSYGPGPSLRPQNVTSWREGGGRNLHPVTSAAALSSEPEGKSSGPGEVAPPISSTSSSSTSSAAIAAAAPPATAAIAATTTIAATITATAPPAPETKEPSLRPAQPIRRGTTPAPPYLAQQHHPTTTYHDMLPAFMCPKESRDSTVSSEHGPPSVAAPVRFEARPTFKPQFQPSEPVNGELRRENRFARGPGRSSRPIRRPGDRAPRPAIINPEDLKDLDELDNDCDDGWAGLHEEVDYSEKLKFSDDEDEHASGEKKNKWVEWEYRRDRQSSLSSGEGVYSRDLPEEEAGWIDPLAARGPHRFQEPQPPRKANGWVGPAETQLTEAELIGCAQVQQKAPPSVRRRESVEEKEERPVPRGKFVSPEISEAVERARRRREEEERRAREERLAACAEKLKKLDEKFGKTDKTKTEGSLKDLDFKGVQEPPSPSKDSKLSQENWQYGTKETIEVPSDHYSSQDYPEDEVPGSNYRSEDDGPEPTSPLPDYGKYQKTLPPRFQKQQQHQQEQVYKMQHWQQGHPPQSGTAHPQRSYYPPHVLGFDPRWMMMPPYMDPRMAQGRSPVDYYPPPVHSTGMMKPMMQQEHLHSPGSASDESCHPAMLQERRAPSTEPYPPWGQDSYPPAPARSFTPPYQRQHENREMSRADERSERTCSQQDTYEERVEEYGEIPSEDLSHPGYRQSRKPDGVFSSSHKKAGHDQEGRQHEAVAPSNQNRSHSGDSEYLKTERQSESKELGYRHHKDGLESRDEGFDTAGKEKSFGADFWRNDGLQKKDSGPSSQWSDSGSNTSSSQPQESTGRTLTRRTGPIKKPVLKALKVEDKENEKPKAEIEEKPAPYKFKDKEVPSNCYDLKKDLCLPLSTKYSVSTALVTPEDKYPPPSMAEKSPESSADDEQKENCWESKSQPREARDAGDPPAPRRNNWIFIDEEQAFGGVRGAGRGRGRGFREFSARGGRGGRGENSRGGYNGQRVSRGRNLREFTKPDDIQRGKPRRRNVSETLSETSEYEELPKRRRQKGSENSGDVVYSDSGNVRKVDSKDSWRSNKVYTDEQGSGSESREKPKSSRGFGRALPPRLTNTGYGRGFASRETATWRGRGGQFAGGPVQENGYGPGTETFSRRPQEREPLKYAQKYTGTFAENGFEDRGEDYYIDGDNPDNRPLRRRRPPRQDKPPRFRRLRQETQVGTQWNSEEQINGDFSNSWLSRPKGEENGAPLHSGTRTRELSYQDQANDDWETASESSDFNDRREKRLGLIRSEMPSESGHGEAGAGEKRELSKRSFSSQRPLVERQHRKGDPTGLGDKMSQSIETQSRNESWQSGVSPNSKRVSEEAASGLNSGSVYSVDKSVRTEDVSQNSASEPSNKKPEKELKPGISKSEKAEPLSQYDLNSYPMENEQGVAVPSGEGFTEILSKKQRRQQEEERRKKEQGAPVPVKNRVIASKIPPRFAKKQGSISMDQPEEGLSTSNLGTEIWENSSTALSVQSTAGDSWTKPVSFTGTETNEVFKGSQTDSGIDLSAESQGSSANSSQRSSPYGTLKPEEINGSTPAEPKPDGLKDLPPKHMEKKDSDATPEQSKEHKPGPIGNERSLKHRKGSEGIERLEGNMQPVNGVDIHVENVIPVPPIEFGVSAKDSDFSLPPGSTPVPVSNPVTKLQDALASNAALTQAIPMLRRDLQQGINLNPISFPSADLTLKMESARKAWENSQSLPEQGSPGAAGSGTQPPCSVGSSSGVSYSSFGGVSMPPMPVASVAPSVSMQGSHIPPLYLDGHVFPSQPRLVPPTMPQQQSYQQVGREAQFASAAAAQQIPISLHTSLQAQAQLGLRGGLPVSQSQEMYNSIPSFRSQVYMHPNLSQPNAMVLSGGAPMKGHYSAFPGMQPSDMVKTQSGSHYQPMNGNQTLVYDGQMNQAAGMGTSQLMDSQLIQVTMPMPGSQLRYGSAQQHLILPQSIQLQQGQNLPVGAPRRIIPPGSQPPVMTASREVSYFNTSQMEMKGFQFPDKSNHSPGMSAASAPNPNSYRPGSASPSGKPSGPGGPANVAPLPAHYAQQVPPPQGSMMMHMRPPTTGPFPNPIQRPVMQMNKTVIIRSPQYPSPGRDPPPSVSPAHSTDSVKGTEEGMKTKPRDVLQSSSDGKGQAGMAKLQEPQASGQMKPVRTGAIKPQSVKADEGKA from the exons TTCTACTGCATCAATAATACAGCAGCAGGAGTCGCAGCCGCAGCCGGCTTTGCAGAAATCTGTCTCCAATCTTCAGAAACAGACACCAGCAGCCAGCCAGGAG AACACAAATACAGGTGGACCAAAACAATGGGCCCAGCTGAATGGAAAGGCAGTAGAACAAGGTG GTTTAAAGGCCTCAAACCGACTGCAGCCCTTCTCTCACGAGGAATTTCCGACGCTGAAGGCAGCTGGAGAACAGGACAAGGCTGGCAAGGAAAGAAGCGTCTTCGATCTGTCGTATGGGCCCGGACCAAGCCTCCGCCCGCAGA ATGTGACGAGCTGGAGGGAGGGTGGCGGGAGGAATCTGCACCCTGTGACCTCGGCGGCTGCTCTCTCTTCTGAGCCCGAAGGGAAGAGCAGCGGCCCAGGTGAGGTGGCGCCCCCCATCTCTTccacctcctcttcctccacttCCTCTGCCGccattgctgctgctgccccTCCTGCCACCGCTGCCATCGCCGCCACCACCACCATTGCCGCCACCATCACTGCCACAGCCCCACCAGCCCCCGAAACCAAGGAGCCTTCCCTCCGCCCCGCGCAGCCCATCCGCCGGGGGACGACGCCAGCCCCTCCCTACCTGGCACAGCAGCACCACCCGACCACGACCTACCATGACATGCTGCCTGCTTTC atgTGTCCCAAAGAGTCTCGCGATTCAACAGTTTCCTCTGAGCACGGCCCCCCTTCCGTTGCTGCTCCGGTCCGCTTCGAGGCTCGGCCCACCTTCAAACCACAGTTCCAGCCGTCCGAGCCTGTCAA CGGTGAGCTCAGGAGAGAGAACCGATTTGCCCGTGGGCCTGGACGCTCATCAAGGCCAATCAGGCGCCCTGGGGATCGGGCCCCAAGACCCGCAATCATCAACCCCGAGGATTTGAAGGACCTGGATGAGCTGGACAATGACTGTGACGATGGCTGGGCAG GTCTCCACGAGGAAGTAGATTACAGTGAGAAGTTGAAGTTCAGCGATGATGAAGACGAACATGCATCTGGAGAAAAGAAGAACAAATG GGTTGAATGGGAGTACAGGCGAGATCGTCAGTCATCTCTCAGCTCAGGGGAGGGTGTGTACAGCAGAGACCTACCGGAGGAAGAAGCTGGGTGGATTGATCCGTTGGCAGCCAGGGGGCCCCACAGGTTCCAGGAGCCCCAACCACCGAGGAAGGCCAACGGCTGGGTCGGCCCTGCTGAGACTCAG TTGACTGAGGCTGAGCTGATTGGTTGTGCACAGGTCCAACAGAAGGCCCCTCCCAGTGTGCGGCGGCGGGAGTCTGtcgaggagaaggaggagagacCGGTCCCTCGTGGCAAATTCGTGTCCCCGGAGATCTCTGAGGCAGTGGAGCGAGCACGGCGCCGGCGTGAGGAGGAAGAGAGGCGTGCTCGCGAGGAGCGGCTGGCAGCCTGTGCTGAGAAACTCAAGAAGCTGGACGAGAAGTTTGGCAAGACTGACAAAACGAAAACCGAGGGCTCTCTGAAGGACCTGGACTTCAAAGGTGTGCAGGAGCCTCCGTCGCCCAGCAAGGACTCCAAACTCAGCCAAGAGAACTGGCAGTACGGAACTAAAG AAACAATAGAAGTCCCTTCGGACCATTATTCCAGCCAGGATTACCCCGAAGATGAGGTGCCGGGATCAAATTATCGCAGTGAAGATGATGGCCCAGAACCCACTTCTCCCCTTCCCGATTATGGAAAGTATCAGAAGACGCTCCCTCCTCGCTTCCAAAAGCAGCAGCAACACCAGCAG GAGCAGGTGTATAAAATGCAGCACTGGcagcagggacaccctccccAGTCTGGGACAGCACACCCTCAGCGAAGTTACTACCCCCCGCATGTGCTGGGGTTCGACCCTCGCTGGATGATGATGCCTCCTTACATGGATCCCCGTATGGCACAGGGTCGCTCCCCCGTAGACTACTACCCACCCCCTGTCCACTCGACAG GAATGATGAAGCCCATGATGCAGCAGGAACACCTTCACAGCCCAGGCTCGGCCTCAGACGAGAGCTGCCACCCTGCCATGCTGCAGGAGAGGAGAGCTCCCTCTACCGAGCCCTACCCGCCCTGGGGTCAGGATAGCTACCCCCCTGCCCCAGCCCGCAGCTTCACACCCCCTTACCAGAGACAGCACGAGAACAGGGAGATGAGCCGAGCTGACGAGAG GAGTGAGAGAACTTGCTCCCAGCAAGACACTTATGAGGAACGAGTGGAGGAATATGGTGAAATTCCCTCTGAAGATCTCTCTCATCCAGGATATCGCCAGAGCAGGAAGCCGGACGGGGTTTTCAGTTCGTCCCACAAGAAGGCAGGACATGATCAAGAAGGCAGACAGCACGAAGCAGTCGCCCCCTCCAACCAAAACCGTTCCCATTCAGGAGACTCTGAGTACCTGAAGACCGAGCGACAGAGTGAGTCCAAGGAGCTTGGGTATAGGCATCACAAAGATGGTTTGGAATCTAGAGATGAAGGGTTTGATACCGCGGGGAAGGAGAAGAGTTTTGGGGCCGATTTCTGGAGGAATGACGGCCTTCAGAAGAAAGACAGTGGGCCTTCCTCGCAATGGTCTGACTCAGGCTCCAATACCAGCAGCAGTCAGCCTCAAGAGTCAACGGGGAGAACCCTGACGCGGAGAACCGGCCCCATTAAGAAACCTGTGCTAAAGGCCCTAAAGGTGGAGGATAAGGAAAACGAAAAGCCTAAAGCTGAGATTGAAGAGAAACCCGCCCCCTATAAATTCAAAGACAAAGAAGTCCCTTCTAATTGCTATGATCTGAAAAAGGACTTGTGTCTACCTCTGAGTACCAAATATTCAGTTTCCACTGCACTGGTAACCCCTGAAGACAAGTACCCTCCACCTTCCATGGCAGAGAAGTCTCCTGAAAGCTCTGCTGATGATGAGCAGAAAGAGAACTGTTGGGAGAGCAAGTCCCAGCCAAGAGAAGCCAGAGATGCCGGTGATCCTCCTGCTCCGCGCCGAAACAACTGGATCTTCATCGATGAGGAGCAGGCATTCGGAGGGGTGCGGGGAGCAGGGCGTGGCCGGGGCAGAGGGTTCAGAGAGTTTAGCGCTCGAGGAGGCAGAGGCGGCCGAGGTGAAAACTCGAGGGGAGGCTACAACGGGCAGAGGGTCAGTAGAGGCCGCAACCTACGCGAGTTCACCAAGCCGGATGATATCCAGAGGGGAAAGCCACGTCGGCGTAATGTCAGCGAGACCCTGAGCGAGACCTCGGAGTATGAGGAGCTGCCCAAACGGCGCAGACAGAAGGGCTCAGAAAACAGCGGTGATGTGGTCTATTCTGATTCTGGAAACGTCCGGAAGGTCGACAGCAAGGATTCCTGGAGATCTAACAAGGTCTACACCGATGAGCAGGGCAGCGGCAGTGAGTCCAGGGAGAAGCCCAAGTCCTCGAGAGGTTTCGGTCGTGCTCTGCCTCCTCGGCTTACCAACACCGGGTATGGACGAGGATTTGCATCCAGGGAAACAGCAACTTGGAGAGGCAGGGGTGGGCAGTTTGCAGGTGGTCCTGTCCAAGAAAATGGGTATGGCCCTGGAACGGAGACTTTCTCCAGAAGACCACAAGAAAGAGAACCCCTGAAGTATGCCCAGAAATACACCGGGACTTTCGCGGAGAATGGCTTTGAAGATCGTGGAGAAGATTACTATATAGATGGGGACAATCCCGACAACAGACCCCTTAGACGCCGACGCCCGCCACGCCAGGACAAGCCACCACGGTTCAGACGTCTGAGGCAGGAAACGCAGGTGGGCACGCAGTGGAACAGCGAGGAGCAAATCAACGGGGACTTCTCAAACTCCTGGCTGAGCAGGCCGAAGGGTGAGGAGAATGGGGCCCCCCTTCACTCTGGAACTAGGACCCGTGAGCTTTCATACCAGGACCAGGCCAACGATGACTGGGAGACAGCCTCAGAGAGCAGCGACTTCAATGACAGGAGGGAGAAGCGTCTGGGACTCATTCGGAGCGAGATGCCCTCTGAGTCTGGCCATGGTGAGGCAGGTGCTGGGGAGAAGAGAGAGCTCTCTAAACGCAGTTTCTCCAGCCAGAGGCCCTTGGTGGAAAGACAGCACCGAAAGGGGGACCCAACAGGCCTGGGTGACAAAATGTCCCAGTCAATAGAGACCCAGTCCAGGAATGAGAGCTGGCAGAGTGGAGTGTCTCCCAACAGTAAAAG GGTTTCGGAAGAAGCTGCCTCCGGATTGAACTCTGGttctgtgtacagtgtggataaaTCTGTCAGGACTGAAGATGTCTCGCAGAATAGTGCCTCGGAGCCTTCCAACAAGAAGCCCGAAAAGGAGCTGAAGCCGGGGATCTCAAAAAGTGAAAAGGCCGAACCCTTGTCTCAGTACGACCTAAATAGTTATCCAA tggaaaatgaacaaggaGTTGCAGTGCCCAGTGGTGAGGGCTTCACAGAGATCTTGTCCAAGAAACAACGCCGCCAGCAGGAAGAGGAACGCAGGAAGAAAGAGCAGGGGGCACCG GTGCCAGTGAAAAACCGTGTGATTGCCTCCAAGATCCCTCCCCGCTTTGCAAAGAAGCAGGGCAGCATTTCAATGGACCAGCCAGAAGAGGGCCTCTCCACCAGCAACCTGGGCACGGAGATCTGGGAGAACAGCAGCACAG CTCTGTCTGTTCAGTCCACTGCCGGAGATTCCTGGACCAAGCCAGTGTCCTTTACAGGGACTGAAACAAACGAG GTGTTTAAAGGGAGTCAGACTGACAGTGGGATTGACCTGAGTGCTGAGTCTCAGGGGTCCTCTGCCAACTCCTCCCAAAGAAGTTCCCCTTATGGCACCCTCAAGCCTGAGGAAATCAACGGGTCAACCCCAGCAGAACCAAAACCAGACGGGCTCAAAGACCTCCCTCCCAAGCACATGGAGAAGAAG GATTCAGATGCCACTCCAGAACAGAGCAAAGAGCACAAGCCCGGCCCCATCGGGAACGAGCGATCCCTCAAACACAGGAAGGGCTCCGAGGGCATCGAGAGGCTGGAGGGAAACATGCAGCCCGTGAACGGAGTGGATATTCACGTGGAGAATGTGATCCCAGTCCCACCCATCGAGTTTGGGGTCAGTGCAAAG gaCTCTGACTTCAGCCTCCCTCCTGGATCCACCCCTGTTCCCGTCTCAAACCCAGTGACTAAGTTGCAGGATGCTTTGGCTAGTAAT GCTGCTCTCACTCAGGCAATCCCCATGCTGCGCAGAGACCTGCAGCAGGGCATCAACCTCAACCCTATCTCCTTCCCCAGTGCCGACCTCACCCTCAAG ATGGAGTCGGCGCGCAAGGCCTGGGAGAACTCACAGTCTCTACCCGAGCAGGGCTCCCCGGGGGCGGCAGGCTCCGGCACCCAGCCCCCCTGCAGCGTGGGCTCCTCCAGCGGGGTCAGCTACAGCTCCTTCGGGGGGGTGTCCATGCCTCCCATGCCGGTGGCTTCTGTGGCACCTTCAGTCTCGATGCAAG GCAGCCATATTCCACCTCTCTACCTGGATGGGCACGTCTTTCCCAGCCAGCCCCGCCTCGTTCCTCCCACCATGCCTCAGCAGCAGAGCTACCAGCAGGTAGGGCGGGAGGCGCAGTTTGCTTCG GCGGCCGCGGCCCAACAGATCCCCATCTCCCTGCACACGTCTCTCCAGGCCCAGGCGCAGCTGGGGCTCCGCGGGGGGCTGCCTGTCTCCCAGTCCCAGGAGATGTACAACTCCATCCCATCCTTCAG GTCCCAGGTGTACATGCATCCAAACCTCTCCCAGCCCAATGCCATGGTCCTTTCTGGAGGAGCTCCTATGAAAGGCCATTACTCAGCCTTCCCGGGCATGCAGCCCTCCGATATGGTGAAGACGCAGTCTGGCTCTCATTACCAGCCCATGAATGGAAACCAGACCCTGGTGTACGATGGGCAGATGAACCAGGCGGCAGGGATGGGAACCTCGCAGCTCATGGACTCCCAGCTCATTCAG GTGACCATGCCTATGCCGGGCTCCCAGCTGCGCTACGGTTCTGCCCAGCAACACCTGATTCTGCCCCAGTCCATCCAGCTCCAGCAGGGCCAGAACCTCCCCGTCGGAGCCCCCCGCAGGATCATCCCCCCCGGCTCCCAGCCCCCTGTCATGACCGCAAGTAGGGAGGTGAGTTACTTCAAT ACATCTCAGATGGAAATGAAAGGCTTTCAGTTTCCAGATAAGTCAAACCATTCTCCTGGCATGTCAGCTGCGTCTGCCCCAAACCCCAACTCCTATAG GCCTGGGTCTGCCAGTCCCAGTGGGAAACCATCAGGTCCTGGGGGACCAGCCAACGTAGCTCCTCTCCCAGCACACTACGCCCAGCAG GTTCCCCCGCCTCAAGGCAGCATGATGATGCACATGCGCCCCCCCACCACCGGCCCCTTCCCCAACCCCATCCAGCGGCCCGTGATGCAGATGAACAAGACCGTGATAATCCGCTCCCCCCAGTACCCCAGCCCTGGCCGAGACCCTCCCCCTTCCGTCTCCCCCGCCCACAGCACTGACTCGGTGAAGGGGACGGAGGAGGGCATGAAG ACTAAACCGCGTGACGTCCTGCAGAGCTCCAGCGACGGAAAGGGACAGGCAGGAATGGCAAAACTGCAGGAGCCTCAAGCCTCGGGTCAAATGAAACCGGTCCGAACCGGAGCCATCAAGCCGCAGTCCGTCAAGGCGGATGAGGGAAAGGCCTAA